A single genomic interval of Syntrophobotulus glycolicus DSM 8271 harbors:
- a CDS encoding ATP-binding cassette domain-containing protein — MKFIEIIDLNKIVKGNEILKNINLSLEKGKIYGFCGRNGSGKTMLFRAICGLIKPTSGEVRMNNKVLHKDISFPESVGAIIESPGFWNDYTGYTNLKTLAAIKNIISDTDIKNSLKKVGLNPEDRRTYKKYSLGMKQRLGIAQAIMEKPDLIILDEPTNALDKEGVLMVRNLLLEEKARGATILIASHNPQDIEILADHIYEMRDGELFSDHI; from the coding sequence ATGAAGTTTATTGAAATAATTGATTTAAACAAAATCGTTAAAGGGAATGAAATATTAAAAAATATCAATCTTTCCTTGGAGAAAGGAAAAATATATGGTTTTTGCGGAAGAAACGGCTCCGGAAAAACCATGCTTTTCAGAGCTATCTGTGGCTTAATTAAGCCAACATCCGGTGAGGTCAGGATGAATAACAAAGTCTTACACAAAGACATATCATTTCCTGAAAGTGTGGGAGCCATCATTGAATCCCCCGGCTTTTGGAACGATTATACCGGCTATACTAATTTAAAAACACTGGCGGCAATCAAGAACATTATCTCAGATACGGATATCAAGAATTCACTGAAAAAGGTAGGATTGAATCCAGAAGATAGGCGGACATATAAAAAATATTCTTTAGGAATGAAACAGAGATTAGGCATCGCTCAGGCCATTATGGAAAAACCGGATTTGATCATTTTAGATGAGCCTACAAATGCCCTGGACAAAGAAGGTGTTTTGATGGTCAGAAACCTTTTGCTGGAGGAAAAGGCCCGGGGAGCAACGATCCTAATAGCAAGCCACAATCCGCAGGATATAGAAATTTTAGCTGATCACATTTATGAAATGCGTGATGGAGAATTGTTCTCTGATCATATTTAG
- a CDS encoding GNAT family N-acetyltransferase, whose protein sequence is MMIREMIPDDIIGLAQLYKQFWGEDSCIETMDKQFRKLQKTNSHILLSAIENNTLIGSAMGVICEELYGDCRPFLVLENMIVDRNCRNKGVGKALISKLEEIAANKNCTQIILVTESNRADACKFYESAGYSPYAHKGFKKKL, encoded by the coding sequence ATGATGATCAGGGAAATGATACCGGATGACATAATTGGTCTTGCACAACTATATAAACAATTTTGGGGCGAAGACTCTTGCATTGAAACAATGGATAAGCAATTCCGCAAACTTCAAAAAACGAATTCACATATATTATTAAGCGCTATTGAAAATAACACGTTAATTGGTTCTGCTATGGGAGTAATTTGTGAGGAACTCTATGGTGATTGCAGGCCTTTTTTAGTCCTTGAAAACATGATTGTGGATAGAAACTGCAGGAACAAAGGTGTGGGGAAAGCATTGATCTCTAAACTTGAAGAAATTGCTGCCAATAAGAATTGTACGCAAATAATACTCGTGACGGAAAGCAATAGGGCTGATGCGTGCAAATTTTATGAATCGGCAGGATATAGCCCTTATGCGCACAAGGGGTTCAAAAAGAAGCTTTAA
- a CDS encoding FeoA family protein: MPLTMLNPGEEGLIVECRAQESSKRFLENLGIVPGVTVSIINEINGNIILSVKGARIALSKGLAQQLIIRQNR; this comes from the coding sequence ATGCCTCTAACCATGTTAAATCCGGGAGAAGAAGGTCTTATTGTGGAATGCCGGGCTCAGGAATCCAGCAAAAGGTTTCTGGAAAACCTGGGGATTGTTCCGGGAGTGACGGTTTCCATTATCAATGAAATCAACGGGAACATCATCCTAAGCGTCAAAGGAGCAAGAATCGCTCTCAGCAAAGGCCTGGCCCAGCAATTAATCATTCGACAAAACCGATAA
- a CDS encoding DegV family protein, protein MDHYILSCCSTADLTEEHFRQRDIHYVCFHFSLNDKQYDDDLGKSIPYDIFYKAMANGAETKTSQVNVDEFMDYFTPFLEKGMDILHICLSSGLSGVYNSANIAKNDLLKKYPDRKIYIVDSLGASSGYGLFMDELADLRDDNMEIRQLYDWANEHRLELHHWFFSTDLSFYVKGGRISKAAGWFGTVLNLCPLLNMDHRGRLIPRFKIRGKKRVIAEIVNQMEQHVRLGLDYDGKCYISNAGCHDDAKAVAKLVESRFAKLNGRVEINSVGTTIGSHTGPGTIALFFWGDQRND, encoded by the coding sequence ATGGATCATTATATACTAAGCTGCTGTTCCACCGCTGATTTAACGGAAGAGCATTTTAGGCAAAGAGATATTCACTATGTTTGTTTCCACTTTTCGCTGAATGATAAGCAATATGATGATGATCTCGGCAAGTCGATACCTTATGACATATTTTATAAGGCAATGGCTAACGGTGCGGAAACCAAAACATCTCAGGTCAATGTTGATGAATTTATGGACTATTTTACGCCTTTTCTGGAAAAGGGGATGGACATCCTTCATATATGCCTTTCTTCCGGCCTTTCCGGTGTCTATAACTCCGCGAATATCGCTAAAAATGATCTGCTGAAAAAATATCCGGACAGAAAGATTTACATCGTTGATTCCCTGGGGGCATCTTCCGGCTATGGACTGTTTATGGATGAACTGGCCGATCTACGGGATGACAACATGGAGATCAGGCAATTGTACGATTGGGCAAATGAGCACAGGTTGGAATTGCATCACTGGTTCTTTTCCACCGACTTGTCTTTTTATGTAAAAGGCGGACGTATTTCCAAAGCTGCCGGGTGGTTTGGAACCGTTCTGAATCTTTGTCCGCTTTTGAACATGGATCATAGGGGGCGGCTTATTCCGCGTTTCAAGATAAGAGGGAAGAAAAGAGTGATTGCAGAAATCGTCAATCAAATGGAGCAACATGTGCGGCTTGGTCTTGATTATGATGGGAAATGCTATATTTCCAATGCCGGCTGTCATGATGATGCAAAGGCTGTCGCAAAGCTGGTGGAAAGCCGCTTTGCCAAATTAAATGGGCGGGTGGAAATTAATAGCGTGGGTACCACAATCGGCAGTCATACCGGGCCGGGTACTATCGCATTGTTTTTCTGGGGTGATCAAAGAAATGACTAA
- a CDS encoding GGDEF domain-containing protein, which produces MNSIQEFRLKAILEFYLFLQVMTIFGTVVFYLYLLQNDHIPYLVFMAVYTVLVVLKVICFVNKVYFKKEEKNFRPFLWSILIDGIFLSAFLYFARDLFPILAQMFCIYLVLLIILFQHKRPLACSSFVALCYVSVAVLQDRTALFTPVVIVQILLFFLLGYIMGVVNHEINRLVGRLCYMNEDLEHKNSLLNEMVSKDYLTSLYNHKTFYIYYKEIITRSYESQNSLSLALLDIDNFKKINDTYGHLAGDQVLQKISALIQANVRKNDVAARYGGEEFAIIFPDTLPEIGNAVCERIRNLIAGHEFVFDNQIIQVTISGGVAGGICMEPRYKNNELFTCVDQLLYQAKGQGKNRILCSPELVQITDDSA; this is translated from the coding sequence TTGAATAGTATTCAAGAATTCCGTTTGAAAGCGATTTTGGAATTCTATCTCTTTCTTCAGGTTATGACGATCTTTGGTACCGTTGTTTTTTATCTGTATTTGCTTCAGAATGATCATATCCCTTATTTGGTTTTTATGGCTGTCTATACTGTGCTTGTCGTTCTCAAAGTAATCTGTTTTGTGAACAAAGTTTACTTTAAAAAAGAGGAAAAAAACTTTCGGCCGTTTCTCTGGAGTATTCTGATTGACGGAATCTTCCTGAGTGCTTTTTTATATTTTGCCCGGGATCTTTTCCCGATCCTGGCGCAAATGTTCTGCATCTATCTTGTTTTACTGATTATCCTTTTTCAGCACAAGCGTCCCTTGGCCTGCAGTTCTTTTGTGGCCTTGTGTTATGTCTCTGTGGCCGTGCTGCAGGACCGTACAGCTTTGTTTACACCGGTTGTGATTGTCCAGATTCTGCTGTTTTTTTTACTGGGTTATATCATGGGGGTTGTCAATCATGAGATCAACCGGCTTGTCGGCAGATTATGCTATATGAATGAAGATTTGGAGCATAAGAACTCCCTGCTCAACGAAATGGTAAGCAAGGACTATTTAACCAGCCTATATAATCACAAAACCTTTTATATCTATTACAAGGAAATCATTACCCGTTCTTATGAATCCCAGAATTCTTTGAGCCTGGCCCTTCTGGACATCGATAACTTTAAAAAAATCAACGATACATATGGACACCTGGCCGGAGATCAGGTTTTGCAAAAGATTTCCGCTCTGATTCAGGCCAATGTGCGCAAAAACGATGTGGCCGCCCGTTACGGCGGAGAAGAATTTGCGATCATCTTCCCCGATACTCTGCCCGAAATCGGGAACGCGGTCTGTGAAAGGATTCGGAACCTAATCGCGGGGCATGAATTCGTGTTTGACAACCAAATCATCCAGGTAACGATCAGCGGCGGCGTTGCGGGAGGAATCTGCATGGAGCCCCGCTATAAGAACAATGAGCTCTTTACCTGTGTTGACCAGCTCCTTTATCAGGCAAAAGGACAGGGAAAGAACCGGATTCTGTGTTCTCCTGAACTGGTTCAGATTACGGACGATAGCGCCTGA
- a CDS encoding methyl-accepting chemotaxis protein, whose amino-acid sequence MIILYLSAIIFIIFILGIWLKKQIKLLNCLLQELVKGNYTYELKIEKNNFVFKRSLPLIDELKAKLLSHSFEVQVASTQIDAVSRQLSTNLTECNSFAQQLYAQADYTVQNNENSQEKLHMVLNSVKTLIQRLENVKETSAEMLTTSNESEQVIVDGLQGVMEIVQIINRVNQSSLVLISNINEFKKTFQDISNILQAVDEIANQTNLLSLNAAIESARAGEHGRGFSVVAEEIRKLSDHSKTAVSQITGLISKMDMDVRDVTNTMDANRNDVNTGVTLSEEIEKSLHQIQESYSKVHRLIQSVINITDEEYKNASTIGKNVDEVESTVEQVNLGFKGIYDAIQKQSESINEINLLSNNLLESQDGLSKLVESSQYSLELDREGFKENGATIIKMIKEEILDQTQIQMEQPIVKNILDNFLGKHVNLEAIWINDEQGKFLYSNPPAKIANAKIREWFQKSIRGEEFISDIYVSAITKNPCLTVSLPVKNQTGEYIGVIGADLGLQR is encoded by the coding sequence ATGATTATACTTTATTTATCAGCAATCATTTTCATCATTTTCATATTAGGGATTTGGCTGAAAAAACAAATCAAGTTGCTCAACTGTTTACTGCAGGAACTGGTTAAGGGGAATTATACATACGAGCTGAAAATAGAGAAAAATAACTTTGTATTCAAACGTTCTCTTCCTCTGATAGATGAACTTAAAGCGAAACTCTTGTCCCATAGTTTTGAGGTTCAGGTAGCATCTACCCAAATCGATGCAGTATCCCGGCAATTGTCAACAAATCTGACGGAATGCAACTCATTTGCGCAGCAGCTCTATGCTCAGGCGGATTATACTGTGCAAAACAATGAAAACAGTCAGGAAAAGCTTCATATGGTTCTGAATTCTGTAAAAACCCTTATTCAGAGACTGGAGAATGTTAAGGAAACATCAGCCGAAATGTTAACAACGAGTAATGAATCTGAACAAGTAATTGTTGATGGGTTACAGGGGGTAATGGAGATTGTTCAAATCATTAATCGCGTTAACCAGTCCAGTCTGGTTCTGATATCCAATATTAATGAATTTAAAAAGACCTTTCAGGATATCTCCAACATATTACAGGCGGTAGATGAGATCGCTAATCAGACTAATTTACTATCTTTAAATGCAGCCATAGAGTCCGCTAGAGCAGGTGAACATGGCAGGGGCTTTAGTGTTGTTGCTGAGGAGATCCGCAAATTATCTGATCATAGTAAAACAGCAGTATCCCAAATCACCGGTCTGATTTCTAAAATGGATATGGATGTGAGAGATGTCACCAATACAATGGATGCCAACAGAAATGATGTCAATACGGGCGTAACACTTTCAGAGGAGATTGAAAAGAGCCTGCACCAAATCCAGGAATCATACAGTAAGGTACATCGCCTGATTCAGTCTGTGATTAATATTACGGATGAGGAATATAAGAACGCTTCAACGATCGGGAAGAATGTCGATGAGGTCGAAAGTACGGTAGAACAAGTGAATTTGGGTTTTAAAGGGATTTATGATGCGATTCAAAAGCAATCTGAAAGCATCAATGAAATTAACCTGCTGTCCAATAATCTTCTGGAATCCCAAGATGGGCTATCCAAATTGGTAGAATCAAGCCAGTATTCATTAGAGCTTGACCGGGAAGGCTTCAAGGAAAATGGAGCTACGATCATAAAAATGATTAAGGAAGAAATCTTAGATCAGACGCAAATCCAAATGGAACAACCTATAGTAAAGAATATACTGGATAATTTTTTAGGAAAACATGTTAATCTGGAAGCAATCTGGATTAATGATGAGCAGGGGAAGTTTCTTTACTCTAATCCTCCTGCGAAAATAGCCAATGCCAAGATCCGTGAATGGTTTCAAAAAAGTATCCGCGGGGAGGAGTTTATTTCAGATATCTATGTATCTGCCATTACCAAGAATCCATGCTTAACAGTATCACTACCGGTAAAGAATCAAACCGGAGAATATATTGGAGTGATTGGAGCCGATCTGGGCCTGCAGCGCTAA
- a CDS encoding putative bifunctional diguanylate cyclase/phosphodiesterase gives MNNRSSRASQKLTEQSDPGGSNAEQIRQNSIQPDMISMILQIAGIYYHAARAYVVEFSEWDGSVVNIYSWCGAGVAPDLSQLRNCTTEDWERHMQRFNDQGIYIGYFPPDAGILSCEATFSLQCAIRNQQRLLGLIILGDYTPSRTWTRHQTDTLVVISKIISDHFIHLQTLQKLQKVASTDILTGVHNFEAFHTEMEKLISRHKEKKYAIITCDIEQFKDINDTLGHDNGDRVIRNLACSIRDGLTDVELIGRVSGDIFMVLAEYESQATFLKRLKQWHNGFAALNRSLQPAVEICVAVGIYLIQPEDTVISSLIDKANAARKLAKGNRKSTLFFYNASLHQQLMLVKELELSMLSSLQNGNFMIFLQPKYKLSGRTIEGAEALVRWDHPNLGFLLPADFIPHLEKNRFILDLDFYVFEKICLLLKTWIAGHKPVIPISVNFSRLHLLTRDFTARLISIMQSYGIPPNLLEIELTESAFIDQSVDLLKVAYSLKKQGMTISMDDFGSGYSSLLALKDLPVDVLKLDKGFFSKGLITNKDEIIIRGFVKMAKQLHLRVVSEGIETAKQADFLEEIGCDLAQGYYFSKPLPVRGFEALLANELLTS, from the coding sequence TTGAATAACCGTTCTAGCCGTGCGTCACAAAAATTGACCGAGCAATCCGACCCTGGCGGAAGCAATGCTGAACAGATCAGACAAAACAGCATACAACCGGACATGATTTCAATGATCCTCCAAATTGCAGGTATTTATTATCATGCGGCCAGGGCTTATGTTGTTGAATTTTCAGAATGGGACGGGTCTGTCGTCAACATTTACTCCTGGTGCGGAGCCGGTGTCGCCCCAGATCTATCCCAGCTGAGAAATTGCACGACTGAAGACTGGGAGAGGCATATGCAGCGCTTCAATGATCAAGGAATTTATATCGGCTACTTTCCTCCGGACGCCGGTATTCTTTCTTGCGAAGCAACCTTTTCCCTCCAATGCGCTATTAGGAATCAGCAGCGGCTTTTAGGGCTGATCATACTTGGTGATTATACGCCAAGCCGGACCTGGACCAGACATCAGACCGATACCCTGGTCGTTATCTCCAAAATCATCAGCGATCATTTCATTCATCTGCAAACCCTGCAAAAACTTCAAAAGGTTGCTTCTACCGATATTTTGACCGGTGTGCATAATTTTGAAGCTTTTCACACAGAAATGGAAAAGTTAATCAGCCGGCATAAAGAAAAAAAATATGCGATCATTACCTGTGACATCGAACAATTCAAGGATATTAATGATACGCTCGGCCATGATAATGGAGACAGGGTGATTAGGAACCTGGCCTGCTCCATCCGAGACGGGCTGACTGATGTTGAACTGATCGGCCGGGTTTCAGGAGATATTTTTATGGTTCTGGCCGAATATGAAAGCCAGGCTACCTTTCTGAAACGCCTGAAGCAGTGGCATAATGGCTTCGCGGCGTTGAACCGTTCTCTGCAGCCGGCGGTGGAAATATGTGTCGCGGTGGGCATTTATCTGATCCAACCGGAGGATACGGTGATCTCCTCTCTGATCGATAAAGCCAATGCGGCCCGCAAATTAGCCAAAGGCAATAGAAAAAGTACGCTTTTCTTTTATAACGCCTCCTTGCATCAGCAGCTGATGCTGGTCAAAGAGTTGGAACTTTCCATGCTCTCATCTTTGCAAAACGGGAACTTTATGATTTTCCTGCAACCCAAATACAAGCTTAGCGGGCGGACAATCGAAGGAGCGGAGGCGCTGGTGCGTTGGGATCATCCAAACCTGGGCTTTCTTTTGCCTGCCGATTTCATTCCTCATTTGGAAAAAAACAGGTTTATTCTGGATCTCGATTTTTATGTTTTTGAAAAAATTTGCTTGCTGCTGAAAACCTGGATTGCCGGCCATAAACCTGTCATTCCCATTTCCGTCAACTTTTCCAGGCTCCATTTGCTTACCCGCGATTTCACGGCCCGGCTGATCAGCATCATGCAAAGCTACGGAATTCCGCCTAATCTTTTGGAAATTGAGCTGACAGAAAGCGCTTTTATCGACCAATCTGTTGATCTCCTCAAGGTGGCCTATAGCTTAAAAAAGCAGGGAATGACTATTTCTATGGATGATTTTGGCTCAGGGTACTCTTCATTGCTTGCGCTAAAGGACCTGCCGGTTGACGTATTAAAGCTGGATAAGGGATTTTTCAGTAAGGGTTTAATCACGAATAAAGATGAGATTATTATCCGGGGCTTCGTAAAAATGGCCAAGCAATTGCATCTGCGTGTGGTCTCTGAGGGAATTGAAACCGCGAAGCAGGCTGATTTTTTAGAAGAGATTGGCTGTGACCTGGCTCAAGGATATTACTTTTCCAAACCGCTTCCGGTCAGGGGATTTGAAGCGCTGCTGGCGAATGAACTGCTCACGTCATAA
- the feoB gene encoding ferrous iron transport protein B, with amino-acid sequence MSLTFALAGNPNAGKTTLFNTLTGSFQYAGNWPGVTVEKKEGKVRKHANIRIIDLPGIYSLSPYSLEEVISREYILNEKPDLVINIVDGTNLERNLYLTLQLIELGTPLLVALNMMDEAEARGDKFNLNLLSKQYGVPFIGISATKNRGIDELMQQAVALAETAAVGQAAPRLKIYDESIENAIASIVEHLGRIRENKPLNLRWTALRLLEGDEKVAADLQIPTELQAETLTWQQKIEKEYDNDIETVIADNRYRYIGRTTAKAVSKAAEGRLTTSDKIDMVVTNRIVAIPLFLLVMYIVFAITFGVVGSSTIDLIDVLINETIGGFISGLLQSAHVAAWLQSLVVDGIIAGLGSFMVFVPQIMILFFFISLLEDSGYMARVAFVMDRLLRKLGLSGKSFIPMIIGFGCSVPAVMAARTLENEKDRRLTIILTPFMSCGARLPVYALFTAAFFSQNQGLVIFSIYLLGIAVAILSGILFKQTIFKGEPAPFVMELPPYRFPTPKGILIHMWDRGKRFMIKAGTIIFIATVLIWLTQTFSFDLQMVEDPAQSMLGLIGGLIAPVFAPLGFDDWQSSVALLTGFIAKEAVVATLGILHGLGEVGEDSAALIVSLQTTFTPLKAYAFMAFTVLYLPCMAAFATIKREMNSWKWTLFAVAYQTTAAWIIALMIFQVGRLCGLN; translated from the coding sequence ATGTCTTTAACATTTGCCCTGGCGGGAAATCCCAATGCAGGCAAGACTACGTTGTTTAATACCCTCACCGGAAGTTTTCAGTATGCGGGAAACTGGCCGGGAGTCACGGTAGAAAAAAAAGAAGGCAAGGTCAGAAAGCATGCGAATATCCGGATTATCGATTTGCCGGGAATCTATTCTTTGTCCCCTTACTCCCTGGAGGAAGTCATTTCCAGAGAATATATCCTGAACGAGAAACCGGATCTGGTTATCAATATCGTGGACGGAACAAATCTTGAACGAAATCTATATCTCACCCTTCAGCTCATTGAACTGGGAACACCGCTGCTGGTTGCCCTCAACATGATGGACGAGGCTGAAGCCAGAGGAGACAAATTTAATCTGAATTTGTTGAGCAAACAATACGGAGTACCGTTTATCGGCATTTCCGCTACTAAAAACCGCGGGATTGACGAACTGATGCAGCAGGCGGTGGCCCTGGCCGAAACGGCAGCAGTGGGGCAGGCCGCACCCCGGCTGAAAATTTATGACGAATCCATAGAAAATGCCATAGCGAGTATCGTCGAACATCTTGGCCGGATCCGGGAAAATAAACCGCTGAACCTCAGGTGGACTGCCTTAAGGCTGCTGGAGGGAGATGAAAAAGTTGCGGCGGATCTCCAAATTCCTACTGAGCTGCAAGCGGAAACTTTGACCTGGCAGCAAAAAATTGAGAAAGAATATGATAACGACATCGAGACGGTCATTGCCGACAACAGGTACCGCTATATCGGCAGGACTACGGCTAAAGCAGTATCTAAGGCCGCCGAAGGCAGGCTGACAACCTCCGATAAAATCGATATGGTCGTCACTAACAGGATCGTGGCGATCCCTTTATTTTTATTGGTCATGTATATCGTCTTTGCAATCACGTTTGGCGTGGTCGGTTCTTCTACCATTGATCTGATAGATGTCTTAATCAATGAAACGATTGGCGGCTTTATTTCTGGCTTATTACAGTCAGCTCATGTGGCCGCATGGCTGCAATCCCTGGTCGTGGACGGAATTATCGCCGGTCTGGGAAGCTTTATGGTCTTTGTCCCGCAGATTATGATCTTATTTTTCTTTATTTCCCTGTTGGAGGATTCCGGCTATATGGCCAGAGTGGCCTTTGTCATGGACCGTCTTTTGCGCAAGTTAGGGTTAAGCGGCAAATCCTTTATTCCAATGATCATCGGATTCGGCTGCAGCGTACCGGCGGTGATGGCCGCCAGAACCCTGGAAAATGAAAAGGACCGGAGGTTAACGATTATTTTGACACCTTTTATGTCTTGCGGAGCGAGACTGCCGGTGTACGCCTTGTTTACGGCAGCGTTTTTCAGCCAAAATCAAGGTCTGGTGATCTTCTCGATCTACCTCTTGGGGATTGCGGTGGCCATTCTATCCGGAATTCTTTTTAAGCAGACAATCTTTAAAGGAGAACCGGCGCCTTTTGTCATGGAATTACCGCCTTACCGCTTCCCGACGCCCAAAGGAATACTGATTCACATGTGGGACAGAGGAAAACGTTTCATGATCAAAGCGGGAACCATTATCTTTATCGCAACCGTCTTAATTTGGCTGACCCAAACTTTCAGCTTTGACCTGCAAATGGTAGAGGACCCGGCACAAAGTATGCTGGGCTTGATCGGCGGGCTTATTGCCCCTGTTTTTGCGCCGTTAGGTTTCGACGACTGGCAATCCTCGGTGGCTTTGCTTACCGGTTTTATCGCCAAGGAAGCAGTTGTGGCAACATTAGGTATCCTGCATGGCTTAGGAGAGGTCGGAGAAGATTCCGCAGCCTTGATCGTCTCGCTGCAAACGACTTTCACCCCGCTGAAAGCTTATGCTTTTATGGCCTTTACTGTTCTCTACCTTCCTTGCATGGCCGCTTTTGCAACAATCAAAAGGGAAATGAATTCCTGGAAATGGACGCTGTTCGCGGTCGCCTATCAAACAACAGCTGCCTGGATCATTGCCTTGATGATTTTTCAGGTCGGCCGGTTATGCGGACTGAACTGA
- a CDS encoding recombinase family protein, which yields MEKNYYYTQVSILDQGFEKQMAIIHQMGIAETEVFIDYKDENGVERENYFKLKQLLRPEDILNIDSINALGENLGEIVREWQEITLNGINIRVLDMPLIDTTLYKGLTGNYISEVVVQLFTYFLEQEKEQVKNKQAKGIQKARKNGVILGRPKAQLPPNFNQVYFKWKNMQITAVEAMKQLGLKKSTFYKLIKQYEDNFKKSKLGTGK from the coding sequence ATGGAAAAGAACTATTATTATACTCAGGTATCGATTTTGGATCAGGGCTTTGAAAAACAAATGGCAATAATACATCAAATGGGAATTGCTGAAACAGAGGTTTTTATTGATTACAAGGATGAAAACGGTGTTGAGCGGGAGAACTATTTTAAGTTAAAACAGCTTCTGCGGCCTGAGGATATTCTAAATATTGACTCCATAAATGCTTTAGGGGAAAATCTCGGAGAAATCGTCCGGGAATGGCAGGAAATAACCTTAAACGGAATAAACATTAGAGTACTGGATATGCCCTTGATTGATACAACTCTGTATAAAGGATTAACCGGAAATTATATCAGTGAAGTTGTTGTTCAGCTATTTACCTATTTTTTAGAACAAGAAAAGGAACAGGTGAAAAACAAGCAGGCTAAAGGAATTCAAAAGGCCAGGAAGAATGGAGTGATTCTGGGCAGACCAAAGGCCCAGCTCCCGCCTAATTTTAACCAAGTATATTTTAAGTGGAAGAATATGCAGATTACTGCCGTAGAAGCAATGAAACAGCTAGGCTTAAAAAAAAGCACTTTTTATAAATTGATCAAACAGTATGAAGATAATTTTAAGAAAAGTAAATTGGGGACCGGAAAATAG
- a CDS encoding ferritin family protein: MPDFGNPFSGLANDRKLTEQELIRAIRFMVSAEYEAIQLYMQLAESTDNKLAIEVLKDIADEERVHAGEFLRLLKELAPDEENFYLEGAEEVEEEIDQLKDKS; encoded by the coding sequence ATGCCTGATTTCGGTAACCCATTTTCCGGTCTTGCTAACGACCGCAAGCTCACTGAACAAGAATTAATCCGAGCGATTCGTTTTATGGTTTCTGCGGAATATGAAGCGATCCAGCTTTATATGCAGCTGGCTGAATCAACCGATAACAAATTGGCTATAGAGGTTTTAAAAGATATCGCCGATGAAGAAAGAGTTCATGCGGGAGAATTTTTAAGACTATTGAAAGAGCTTGCTCCCGACGAAGAAAATTTCTATTTGGAAGGGGCCGAGGAAGTTGAGGAAGAGATTGATCAATTAAAAGACAAGTCGTAG
- a CDS encoding DUF4367 domain-containing protein, with translation MKNDNEPLNRDKLTDEYEEALIKLAMASYAEHEGKILMQQNEELKNDPVYQPTTEAKRKFKKILNRQYYKQKTKNCFQASYRYLNKAAIIFLFIIILLSISVVTIEAVRIKVLNLFINMQEKYTEIRLEDRGGENIAGNNIYINWDNAYAPTDIPLGYSISNLLNNKSFKTIEYTNDNNGIIIFQQFDDDVISNVDTENADSIEKIKIQGHEGLFVNKDGKQTITWGNDTYIFSITTNLQKEDIIKIAESVNLIK, from the coding sequence ATGAAAAATGATAATGAACCACTTAACAGGGATAAATTAACAGATGAATATGAAGAAGCGTTAATAAAGCTTGCCATGGCAAGTTATGCAGAGCATGAGGGAAAAATTCTTATGCAACAAAATGAAGAACTGAAAAATGATCCGGTTTATCAGCCAACTACTGAAGCAAAACGCAAGTTCAAGAAAATCCTAAACCGCCAATACTATAAGCAAAAAACTAAGAATTGTTTCCAAGCATCATATCGATATTTGAATAAGGCTGCTATCATTTTTCTTTTTATCATTATTTTGCTTTCAATTTCAGTAGTAACGATTGAGGCTGTTCGGATAAAAGTATTAAACTTATTCATTAATATGCAGGAGAAGTACACGGAAATACGCCTTGAAGACAGGGGCGGGGAAAATATTGCAGGCAACAATATCTATATCAATTGGGATAATGCTTATGCTCCAACAGATATTCCATTGGGCTATTCTATCAGTAACTTACTAAATAACAAAAGCTTTAAAACCATCGAATATACAAATGATAACAATGGAATTATTATCTTTCAACAATTTGATGACGATGTTATATCAAATGTAGATACAGAAAATGCAGATAGTATTGAAAAAATTAAGATTCAAGGTCACGAAGGGCTGTTTGTCAATAAAGATGGCAAACAGACAATTACATGGGGTAATGATACGTATATATTTTCAATCACAACAAATCTACAAAAAGAAGACATTATAAAAATAGCTGAAAGTGTGAATTTGATAAAATAA
- a CDS encoding FeoA family protein encodes MARTLNDLKPGERSVIIKISGKGPVKRRLTDMGITSGTDILVRKVAPLGDPIEVNIRSYELTLRKEDAKQILVN; translated from the coding sequence TTGGCAAGGACATTGAACGACCTGAAACCGGGAGAGAGATCGGTGATCATTAAAATCAGCGGTAAAGGACCGGTAAAAAGAAGGCTGACGGACATGGGCATTACTTCCGGCACGGATATTCTGGTCAGAAAAGTCGCACCATTGGGTGATCCCATTGAAGTCAATATCCGGAGCTATGAATTAACCTTAAGAAAAGAGGATGCGAAACAAATATTAGTCAATTAA